A genome region from Glycine max cultivar Williams 82 chromosome 5, Glycine_max_v4.0, whole genome shotgun sequence includes the following:
- the LBD22 gene encoding LOB domain-containing protein 36 — MSSSSNSPCAGCKLLRRKCTQECVFAPYFPPDNPQRFACVHRVFGASNVSKLLSELSVAQRDDAVKSLAYEAEACLRDPVYGCVGFISLLQQHLRQIQTELHNAKKELARYPSPQAMQVLLANPGMLQHGGIVVPHLHQPVFNALSNQMVGQNVGQQEFLETQQMFLANRDHQHQQQQQQQHVMLRSYEQQEFMKFNNGVFEPSVGGGFGNQAEEFLSPSLALGNFENVESYQMQQQGEQHHPIEAQLLLSPQQESQGQHQQQQCASEDGRNVVPA; from the coding sequence atgtCGTCGTCCTCGAATTCGCCGTGTGCGGGGTGCAAGCTCCTGCGGCGGAAGTGCACACAGGAGTGCGTGTTCGCGCCGTACTTTCCGCCGGACAACCCACAGCGGTTCGCGTGCGTGCACCGCGTGTTCGGCGCGAGCAACGTGTCAAAGCTGCTGAGCGAGCTCAGCGTGGCGCAGCGGGACGACGCCGTCAAGTCGCTGGCGTACGAGGCGGAGGCGTGTCTGCGCGACCCCGTCTACGGTTGCGTGGGCTTCATCTCGCTCCTGCAGCAGCACCTCCGTCAAATCCAGACGGAGCTCCACAACGCGAAGAAGGAGTTGGCAAGGTACCCTAGCCCCCAGGCCATGCAGGTTCTTTTAGCCAATCCAGGGATGTTGCAACATGGTGGTATTGTTGTGCCTCATTTACATCAACCAGTGTTCAACGCTCTGTCCAACCAGATGGTTGGACAGAACGTTGGACAGCAGGAGTTTCTAGAAACTCAGCAAATGTTTCTCGCAAATAGGGATCATCAACATCAgcagcaacagcaacaacaacatgtTATGCTTCGGAGCTACGAACAGCAAGAGTTTATGAAGTTTAATAATGGTGTGTTTGAGCCTAGTGTTGGTGGAGGGTTTGGGAACCAAGCGGAGGAGTTCTTGTCTCCTTCCTTGGCTCTTGGAAATTTCGAGAATGTTGAGTCTTACCAGATGCAACAGCAAGGGGAACAACATCATCCCATTGAGGCGCAGTTGCTCCTCTCGCCACAGCAAGAGTCACAAGGACAACATCAGCAACAACAGTGTGCAAGTGAGGATGGGAGGAATGTTGTTCCTGCTTGA